The sequence GGCCCGGAGCGCGGGCCGGCGCGTGAACTTCTTCGCCACGGAGGCGCGCTTCTCACAGCTCGTCCCGTTCGAGGAGCTGCCCATCGGCGAGCAGCCGGTGTGGGACCCGGCGAACTGGGACGCGGTGGTGAAGGGCAGCCGCAGCCTGCGCGAGCAGCTCCGCCGGGCGCGCTCCCACGGCGTGCGCGTGCGCGAGGTCCCCGCCGAGGTGATGGAGACCGAAGGCCATCCGCTGCGCGCGGCGGTGGAGGTGCTGGCCGAGCACTGGCTCGCGTCGCGCCGCATGGCGACCATGGGCTTCCTGGTGGGGCTGGCCCCGGGCGCCTTCGCCCGCGAGCGCCGCGCCTTCGTGGCGGAGGTGGAGGGCCGCGTGGTGGGCTTCCTGTCGGTGACGCCCGTGTACGCGCGCGACGGCTGGTTCCTCCAGGACCTGCTGCGCGAGCCCACCGCGCCCAACGGCACGGCGGAGACGCTGGTGGACGCCGCGATGCGCGCCGCCGCGGTGAACGGGCGCAAGTACGTGACGCTGGGGCTGGCGCCGCTGGCGGGCCCGGTGCGGCCGTGGCTCAAGTTCGCGCGCCGCGCCGGCAGGCCCCTGTTCGACTTCGAGGGCCTGCGCTCCTTCAAAGCCAAGTTCCGGCCCCACGCGTGGACGACGCTCTATCTGTCCCACCCGAAGGACGAACCGGCGCCGTGGGCCATCTACGACGCGCTCCGGGCCTTCGCGCGCGGAAGCCTGGTGCGCTTCGGGCTCGTCACCCTGCTGCGCCGTCCGCGCTTCTTCGTGCGCACGCTGACCGCGCTGCTGGTGCCGTGGACGGTGCTGCTCGCGCTGCCCATGAGCGCGCACTGGTTCCCCTCGCCGTGGGTGCAGCACGGCTGGGTGGCGTTCGACGTGGCGCTCATCGCGGGCCTGCTCCTGCTGCTGCGCCGCTGGCGCGACGGGCTGGCCACGCTGCTGGGAAGGCTCACCACCGCGGATGCCTGTCTGACATTGATTCAGGCGGTCAGCTTCAACGCCGCCCGCGCGCGCGGTGCATGGGATTGGAGCATCATCATCGCGTCGGTGCTCGCTCCCGCGACGGCGTCCGCGATGCTGCTGCGCTCACGTGAACTGCGCGTCCCGGAGCCCTGAGACGCTCGGGCGATGAATGCTGTCAGCGCTGGACTCTTCCCCCAGGAAAGAATGGATCCATCGCGCGGGGATTCCTTCACCTATTCATGGGTTGACTGTTGGTACCCATAGGCCTACGGCTGTCCTGAAGCTTTTCCCCCTCACTGGAGCGACCCATGAACGTCCTCGCCCGGAACAACGTCAAGGTGAAGGGGGAGGGCGCGCAGCCCCTGGTGTTCTCCCATGGCTTCGGCTGCGACCAGAACATGTGGCGCTTCGTCGCGCCCGCGTTCGAGCAGGACTACCGCACCGTGCTCTTCGACCACGTGGGGGCGGGCGGCTCGGACCTCGCGGCCTATGACCGCAACCGGTACGCGACGTTGGAGGGCTACGCCGACGACGTCCTGCGCATCTGCCACGAGCTGGCGCTCGAAGAGGCGGTCTTCGTCGGTCACTCGGTGAGCGCGATGGTGGGGGTGCTGGCGGCCATCAAGGAGCCGGAGCGCTTCGACAAGCTCGTGCTCATCGGCCCCTCGCCCTGCTACATCAACGACGGCGAGTACGTCGGGGGCTTCTCGCGCGAGGACATCCTGCAGTTGCTGGAGTCGCTCGACGACAACTACCTGGGCTGGTCCAGCACCATGGCGCCCGTCATCATGGGCAACCCGGACCGGCCGGAGCTGGGCACGGAGCTCACCAACAGCTTCTGCCGCATGGACCCGGAGATCGCGAAGCAGTTCGCGCGCGTGACCTTCCTCTCCGACCACAGGGCGGACCTGCCGAAGGTGAAGACGCCCTCCCTCGTGCTCCAGTGCTCGAACGACGTCATCGCGGGGGAGGCGGTGGGCGAGTACGTGTGCCGGAAGCTGCCCGCGGGCCAGATGGTCCTGCTCAAGGCGACCGGCCACTGCCCGAACCTGAGTGCTCCCGAGGAAACCGTCGCGGCGATGAAGCCCTTCCTGGGCTCCTGAAGATGGAAGGCCGCGCCGACACGGAGCCGGGGAAGGCGCCTTCCGAGGACTCGGCGGAGGAGCTGTATGAGAATGCTCCGTGCGGCTATCTCTCCACGAGCCCGGAGGGGCGCATCCTCAGGGTCAATCAGACCTTCCTGACCTGGACGGGCTACTCGCGGGAGGACCTGCTCGGGGGCAAGCGCTTCTGGGAGCTGCTCACGGTCGCGGGCCGCATCTTCCACGAGACCCACTACGCGCCCCTGCTCCAGATGCAGGGCTTCGTCCACGAGCTCTCGCTGGACCTCATCTGTGCCGACGGCCGTCCGCTGCCCGCGCTGATCAACTCCATGCTGAAGCGGGACGCGCTCGGAAGACCGCGCTCCATCCGGACGACGCTCTTCAACATGACGGAGCGCAAGCGCTACGAGCGCGAGCTGCTGATGTCCCGCCGCAAGGCCGAGCAGTTGGCCCAGTCCAAGGCGGCGCTGCTCGCGACCCTCAGCCATGAGATCCGCAACCCGCTCAACGCCATCACCGCCGCCACGCGGCTGTTGGGGATGACGCCGCTCTCCGACAAGCAGTCGAAGTACCTGCGCATCCTCGGCTCCGCGTCCGGCAACCTGCTCGCGCTGGTCAACGACATCCTGGACTGGAGCAAGATTGAAGCGGGCAAGCTCACGCTGGAGCAGCGCGAGTTCTCCCTCCGGGAGCTGCTGGGCGACATCCTGAACGGCCAGGCCGCCCGGGCCGAGGAGAAGCGGCTGCGGCTCCACATGGACATCGACGAGCGGGTCCCGGCCGGGCTCCTGGGAGACCCGGTCAAGCTCGGGCAGATCCTCACGAACCTCGTGAGCAACGCTCTCAAGTTCACGGAGAAGGGTGGGGTCACGGTCCGCGTGGCCCTCCACTCCCAGGACGGCGACGCGTGTGACCTGTCCTTCCAGGTGCGCGACACGGGGATCGGGATCGCACCGGACCGCCTGGCCGCCATCTTCGAGGAGTACACCCAGGCGAACTACGACATCGGGATGAAGTACGGCGGGACGGGGCTGGGCCTCTCCATCAGCCGGAAGCTGGTGGCGCTGCACGGCAGCAAGATGGTCGTGGAGAGCGAGGTGGGAAAGGGGACCTGCTTCTCCTTCGACCTGCGCTTGAAGTCCGTGGCCGGAGCGGCCACCGAGGGCGCGGCACCCAGCAGCGCGTCGTCCCAGCAGGCCCTGCGGGGCCTGAAGGTGCTCGTGGTGGAGGACAACGAGGTCAACACCTACGTGCTGGCCCGTTGGTTCGAGCACTGGGGTGTTTCGTTCGACGCCGCCAGGAACGGGCGCGAGGCGGTGGAGCGCCTTCGCCAGGGAGGCTACGCGCTCGTCCTCATGGACCTGCACATGCCGGTGCTGGATGGCTACGACGCGCTGAAGGTCATCCGGCAGCTCCCGGACGAACGGCTCCGCCAGATTCCCGTCATCGCCATCTCGGCCTCCACGCGAATCTGGCAGGAGAGCCAGGTGCTGGCCGCGGGGTTCACGGACTTCATCGGCAAGCCCTTCGACGAAAGCGTCCTCTTCCGGAAGATGGCCCGCTGCACGTCCCGCGAGGCCCCAGAGGTGCCCGCGCAGCCACCGGAAGCGGCCCCCCGGGCTCCCGAAGCCGCCGCGAGCGCGCTGGTCCTTCCGCCGGACTTCAGCTTCACGAAGCTGCGGCAGTGGGCTGCGGGTGACTCGCAGGCGGGCGCGGCGCTGGCCCGCTCCTCCGTCCAGTCATTGGAGCAGGCCCGGCCCGCGCTCACGGCGGCGCTCAAGAAGGGCGCCGCCGACGCGTTCGAGCGCGCGTGCGAGTCCATCACGGGGACCCTGCACCTGCTCGAAGCGCAAGGCCTGGGGGCGGCCCTCCGCCGTGCGCGGTCACTGCTCGCCGGCAACGCCCCGGATGCCGCGCGGGTCCAGGCCGCGGTGTTCGCCATCGACTGGGAGATGGACACCCTCGTCGGCGCGCTGGTCGCCGTCGCGAGCGAAGCGGACGCCTGACCCGCCGGGCTCCGTCTCCCGGCCAACCCTCGCCTGGGAGCCGGCGTCGCACGCCAGGGCCGAGCGGCTACGGTGCGCGGCCGCATCCATGGCCTCTGCTTCCTTCGACAATCCCTCGCTGACGCTCGGCCTGTCCCTGGTGGCCGGCATCCTGGCGCAGCTGTTGGCCCGGCACCTGAGCGTGCCCGGCATCGTCGTGCTCCTGTCCTCGGGCGTGCTGCTGGGGCCGGAGGTCCTGGGCTGGGTGCGGCCCGCGTCCCTGGGGCCCGCGCTCCAGACCGTGGTGGGCTTCTCCGTGTCCGTCATCCTCTTCGAGGGCGCCATGAGCCTGGACGTGCGCAAGCTGCGCCGCGAGGCCCGCTCCATCCAGCGGCTCGTCACGCTGGGCGCGGCCGTCACCGCCGTGGGCGGCACCCTGGCCGCGCGCGCCCTGATGGGCTGGGACTGGAAGGTGTCCGCCCTGTTCGGCACCCTGGTCATGGTGACCGGCCCCACCGTCATCACGCCACTCTTGCGCCGGGTGCGCGTCACCCACCGCGTCGCCACCGTGCTGGAGGCCGAGGGCATCTTCGTGGACGCCGTGGGCGCCATCATCGCCGTGGTCGCGCTGGACATGGCGCTGCACGCGGAAGAGGGACCGTGGCTGCTGGTGAGCGCGCTGGGCTCGCGCTGGGGCGTGGGGCTCGCGGTGGGCGGCGTCAC comes from Corallococcus macrosporus and encodes:
- a CDS encoding bifunctional lysylphosphatidylglycerol flippase/synthetase MprF, whose translation is MSDPHPDTARDADDVRERVLALLKRHGWNATSFQVLQPGFQYWFSAEGDGCIAYVDTGGAWVAGGGPIAAPERVRDVVEAFHRAARSAGRRVNFFATEARFSQLVPFEELPIGEQPVWDPANWDAVVKGSRSLREQLRRARSHGVRVREVPAEVMETEGHPLRAAVEVLAEHWLASRRMATMGFLVGLAPGAFARERRAFVAEVEGRVVGFLSVTPVYARDGWFLQDLLREPTAPNGTAETLVDAAMRAAAVNGRKYVTLGLAPLAGPVRPWLKFARRAGRPLFDFEGLRSFKAKFRPHAWTTLYLSHPKDEPAPWAIYDALRAFARGSLVRFGLVTLLRRPRFFVRTLTALLVPWTVLLALPMSAHWFPSPWVQHGWVAFDVALIAGLLLLLRRWRDGLATLLGRLTTADACLTLIQAVSFNAARARGAWDWSIIIASVLAPATASAMLLRSRELRVPEP
- a CDS encoding alpha/beta fold hydrolase, whose translation is MNVLARNNVKVKGEGAQPLVFSHGFGCDQNMWRFVAPAFEQDYRTVLFDHVGAGGSDLAAYDRNRYATLEGYADDVLRICHELALEEAVFVGHSVSAMVGVLAAIKEPERFDKLVLIGPSPCYINDGEYVGGFSREDILQLLESLDDNYLGWSSTMAPVIMGNPDRPELGTELTNSFCRMDPEIAKQFARVTFLSDHRADLPKVKTPSLVLQCSNDVIAGEAVGEYVCRKLPAGQMVLLKATGHCPNLSAPEETVAAMKPFLGS
- a CDS encoding PAS domain-containing hybrid sensor histidine kinase/response regulator is translated as MEGRADTEPGKAPSEDSAEELYENAPCGYLSTSPEGRILRVNQTFLTWTGYSREDLLGGKRFWELLTVAGRIFHETHYAPLLQMQGFVHELSLDLICADGRPLPALINSMLKRDALGRPRSIRTTLFNMTERKRYERELLMSRRKAEQLAQSKAALLATLSHEIRNPLNAITAATRLLGMTPLSDKQSKYLRILGSASGNLLALVNDILDWSKIEAGKLTLEQREFSLRELLGDILNGQAARAEEKRLRLHMDIDERVPAGLLGDPVKLGQILTNLVSNALKFTEKGGVTVRVALHSQDGDACDLSFQVRDTGIGIAPDRLAAIFEEYTQANYDIGMKYGGTGLGLSISRKLVALHGSKMVVESEVGKGTCFSFDLRLKSVAGAATEGAAPSSASSQQALRGLKVLVVEDNEVNTYVLARWFEHWGVSFDAARNGREAVERLRQGGYALVLMDLHMPVLDGYDALKVIRQLPDERLRQIPVIAISASTRIWQESQVLAAGFTDFIGKPFDESVLFRKMARCTSREAPEVPAQPPEAAPRAPEAAASALVLPPDFSFTKLRQWAAGDSQAGAALARSSVQSLEQARPALTAALKKGAADAFERACESITGTLHLLEAQGLGAALRRARSLLAGNAPDAARVQAAVFAIDWEMDTLVGALVAVASEADA